A single genomic interval of Barnesiella intestinihominis YIT 11860 harbors:
- a CDS encoding NAD-dependent epimerase/dehydratase family protein, which translates to MSMKILITGAGGFIGGFIVEEALSRGYETWAGVRKTTSREHLSDPAIRFIDFNYGNKKILTDQLLSHKGEYGAWDYIVYNLGVTKCKNPDDFDRINYGFVKNFTEALVETEMVPKQFIMTSSLGAWGVGDEKNFTPIRPTDTPHPNTRYGKSKLKAERHLESLEGFPYVVMRPTGVYGPYERDYYLMMKSIKYGFDFIVGFKPQLITFIYVKDLVQAIFKAIDRGVVRRGYFLSEGKAYTSSQFRRYVATALGKRRVVPVKIPVWLLWVVSVIAEKGAIVLGKTSTLNRDKFRIMKQRNWICDISDAQNELGFSPQYSLERGVNECVKWYRENKWL; encoded by the coding sequence ATGAGCATGAAAATTTTGATTACCGGAGCCGGCGGATTCATCGGCGGATTTATCGTCGAAGAGGCGCTGTCGCGAGGGTACGAAACTTGGGCGGGTGTGCGCAAAACGACTTCTCGCGAGCATCTTTCCGACCCCGCAATCCGCTTTATCGACTTCAATTACGGTAACAAAAAAATTCTTACCGACCAACTACTATCGCATAAAGGGGAATACGGAGCATGGGACTATATCGTTTATAATCTGGGAGTTACAAAATGTAAAAATCCCGATGACTTCGATCGAATCAACTACGGCTTTGTGAAAAATTTCACCGAAGCCCTCGTCGAAACAGAAATGGTTCCTAAACAATTCATCATGACGAGCAGCCTCGGAGCATGGGGAGTCGGCGACGAAAAAAACTTCACCCCCATACGCCCCACCGACACCCCTCACCCCAATACCCGATACGGAAAAAGCAAGCTGAAAGCCGAGCGACATTTAGAATCGTTGGAAGGATTCCCCTACGTGGTCATGCGTCCCACCGGAGTATATGGCCCCTATGAGCGAGATTACTACCTGATGATGAAAAGTATCAAATACGGATTCGATTTCATCGTCGGGTTCAAACCTCAACTCATCACCTTCATTTACGTGAAAGATTTGGTACAAGCTATCTTCAAAGCCATAGACCGGGGAGTCGTTCGGCGGGGGTACTTCCTCTCGGAAGGAAAAGCATACACTTCGTCCCAGTTTCGCCGATATGTAGCGACCGCTTTGGGAAAGCGCAGGGTTGTCCCTGTCAAAATTCCGGTGTGGTTGCTTTGGGTCGTATCGGTCATTGCCGAAAAAGGAGCTATCGTGCTGGGAAAAACCAGCACATTAAATCGGGATAAATTCCGTATCATGAAACAACGCAACTGGATTTGCGATATTTCGGACGCTCAAAACGAGCTCGGTTTTTCTCCGCAATACAGCTTGGAACGAGGCGTGAACGAATGCGTGAAATGGTATCGCGAAAACAAATGGTTATAA
- a CDS encoding TIGR00730 family Rossman fold protein, translating into MKKIKSVCVYCASSSKINPRYFEAARETGRLLAQNGMRCVCGAGNQGLMGTLADSVLENGGEVLGVIPRFMIDEGWCHKGLTETIVTADMHERKERMAQEADAVIALPGGCGTMEELFEIITWKQLGLFLNPIVILNIDGYYNPLIEMLHNAIGENFMRQEHARMWQVAQTPQEAVDAIQNMPVWDKNIRKIAAI; encoded by the coding sequence ATGAAAAAGATAAAATCGGTTTGCGTTTATTGCGCATCCAGCTCAAAAATAAATCCTCGCTATTTCGAAGCCGCCCGCGAAACAGGCAGACTTCTCGCACAAAACGGAATGCGATGCGTTTGCGGCGCCGGCAATCAAGGTCTGATGGGTACTCTGGCCGACAGTGTTCTCGAAAACGGAGGCGAAGTATTGGGTGTAATACCCCGGTTTATGATCGACGAAGGTTGGTGTCATAAGGGTTTGACCGAGACCATCGTAACCGCCGACATGCATGAACGGAAAGAACGCATGGCACAAGAAGCCGATGCCGTCATCGCTTTACCGGGCGGTTGCGGAACGATGGAAGAGCTCTTCGAGATAATCACATGGAAACAACTCGGACTGTTTCTCAACCCCATCGTCATATTGAACATAGACGGATACTATAACCCGTTGATAGAAATGCTTCATAACGCCATCGGCGAAAACTTCATGAGGCAGGAGCACGCCCGCATGTGGCAAGTCGCACAGACCCCCCAAGAAGCTGTCGACGCTATTCAAAACATGCCCGTATGGGATAAAAACATTCGCAAAATCGCAGCCATATAA